The Theobroma cacao cultivar B97-61/B2 chromosome 2, Criollo_cocoa_genome_V2, whole genome shotgun sequence genome includes the window CCTTAACCCACCCTCTCTctttatcttcttttcttctttcctctctTCCTCTTATAAACCGTATTCCAATCATCATTTAACGATAATAATCTCCCtttaaaactcttttttttccttccctCCGTCCTCTATGTcctagaaattaaatataggaaatatatataaaggaaaataattaatcatggGCGGTTGtggtagtagtagtagtactAGTTCTTTGTTCTCTAAAGCCCTGTTTGGAACACTCGTAGTATTGGGGTTTATCTTAGTTTTGTTAGTTGGGACACTGCAAAGTGAAGGGAACGAAACAAAGACGACATTAAGAACTGAGACATCATCATCGACGGGAAAGCTGCAGGAGCATGCGAAGGTATTAGGTAGAGGAAAGTCGTTGATTGATGGGCATCCGCAGCTGGATCTCAACTACATGAGCAAAAGAAGAGTTCCTAATGGACCAGATCCTATTCATAACAGGTGTGGCTTTATATACTGTACATTTTCATTATCTGGCCAACATAAATTATATGCTATTGTATGTGACAACGTGGTTGAAATTTATTATCAGTTTATCCGAATAATATGCATGGTttgcataaataaatatatatatatatatctttttgttttctaataTCATGGGAAAGA containing:
- the LOC18609326 gene encoding CLAVATA3/ESR (CLE)-related protein 25 — protein: MGGCGSSSSTSSLFSKALFGTLVVLGFILVLLVGTLQSEGNETKTTLRTETSSSTGKLQEHAKVLGRGKSLIDGHPQLDLNYMSKRRVPNGPDPIHNRRAGNSRRPPGQA